The genomic stretch TGGGTTATTCAACAGCAAGGCGGAGAACATCATCAAAACCTGCCGTATTCTGCTGGAAAAACATCAAGGTCAGGTGCCGGAAGATCGTGCCGCACTGGAAGCCCTGCCGGGTGTGGGGCGCAAAACCGCCAATGTCGTATTGAATACCGCCTTTGGCTGGCCCACTATCGCAGTTGATACGCATATTTTTCGTGTCTGCAATCGTACCCATTTCGCACCGGGCAAAAACGTCGAACAAGTAGAAGAAAAATTACTGAAATACGTCCCGGCTGAATTTAAAGTCGACTGCCACCACTGGCTGATTCTCCACGGCCGTTATACCTGTATCGCCCGTAAACCACGTTGCGGCGCATGCCTGATAGAAGACCTGTGCGAATACAAAGAAAAAGTCGATATCTGACCGACAACAGCGCTTTCCTATCATGATAAGGGCAGGTTTTCACCTGCCCTTATGCTTGTCATACCATGTTGTGTCATACGTTATTGGTATCGCCACGGGTGGCAATCGAATGCACAATCGACGGTTTATTTTATCGGCAGCGTCACATCCTTGAACATGGCTTCGATTTCTTCATTGGAGCGCAGCGAAATCGCGGTATCGACCACATCCCGCGTCAGGTGCGGTGCAAAACGATGAATAAAATCGTACATGTAGCTACGCAGGAACGTGCTGCGACGAAACCCGATTTTTGTCGTACTATAGCTAAACAGGTTATCGGCGTTGATCGCCACCAGATCCGGATCACTGTCCGGTGTGACTGCCATGTTGGCGATAACACCAACGCCCAGCCCCAGACGGACATAGGTTTTAATCACATCGGCATCGGTGGCGGTAAACACAATGCGCGGCGTCAGCCCGGCCCGATTGAACGCGGTATCCAGTTCTGAACGACCGGTAAAACCAAAGGTATAGGTAACAATCGGGTAAGCGGCCAGCTCCTCAATGCTGATCTGGGATTTTCCCGCCAACGGATGATCGGGTTTCACAACCACCGCACGGTTCCAGTGATAGCACGGCAGCATGATCAGGTCTTCATACAAATGCAGCGCTTCAGTGGCTATGGCGAAATCCGCCGTACCTTTCGCCACCGCCTCAGCAATTTGCATGGGCGAACCCTGGTGCATGTGCAGCGATACGCGTGGATAACGCTCGATAAATCCTTTAATCACATCAGGCAGAGCATAACGCGCCTGAGTATGAGTCGTTGCCACATACAGCGACCCCTTATCCGGATAGGTATGCTCACCCGCAAC from Dickeya zeae NCPPB 2538 encodes the following:
- the nth gene encoding endonuclease III, yielding MNKEKRIAILSRLRDNNPHPTTELTFNSPFELLISVLLSAQATDVSVNKATAKLYPVANTPQAMLDLGVEGVKAYIKTIGLFNSKAENIIKTCRILLEKHQGQVPEDRAALEALPGVGRKTANVVLNTAFGWPTIAVDTHIFRVCNRTHFAPGKNVEQVEEKLLKYVPAEFKVDCHHWLILHGRYTCIARKPRCGACLIEDLCEYKEKVDI
- the cysB gene encoding HTH-type transcriptional regulator CysB yields the protein MKLQQLRYIVEVVNHNLNVSSTAEGLYTSQPGISKQVRMLEDELGIQIFARSGKHLTQVTPAGQEIIRIAREVLSKVDAIKAVAGEHTYPDKGSLYVATTHTQARYALPDVIKGFIERYPRVSLHMHQGSPMQIAEAVAKGTADFAIATEALHLYEDLIMLPCYHWNRAVVVKPDHPLAGKSQISIEELAAYPIVTYTFGFTGRSELDTAFNRAGLTPRIVFTATDADVIKTYVRLGLGVGVIANMAVTPDSDPDLVAINADNLFSYSTTKIGFRRSTFLRSYMYDFIHRFAPHLTRDVVDTAISLRSNEEIEAMFKDVTLPIK